Genomic DNA from Theobroma cacao cultivar B97-61/B2 chromosome 3, Criollo_cocoa_genome_V2, whole genome shotgun sequence:
CATTTCCGGTTACTTATTGCTTTtcatagtaaaaaaaattaattaattaattaacttagGACATGAGAAATGGAGATTTTCGGAGGTGAAGTGTTTGGTTGACTTcactttttttcaatttatttatcttttaaaagcaaaagataGACAAAACAAGTATTTTGAAAAgcttttataaaatttcaagaaattaaagaataaaatttaaaaaaaaatcaagaaaagcTTTAGAAAggaattttttcttttctttttttaaaaaacacttctcttttttaaacaaatattttttttgcttcaaaaatatcctcacctattaaaaataattctaacattatctgttttcatttttatatgatttattattaattataaattttatgttatataaaaatactttttatatttctaaaaatttgttttaaataaataaaaaaattaaaatcaactttTTTCCATTGTGaacaaaagaatttgtgattaatagaaagttatttattaagtatttttataataattttaatcaaaattagaatttatatTGTTTTGCCAAACAgcttatctataaaaaaagagtttataaaagtaaatttaaaaactattatttttttataaaaacttcATATTAGCTTTACAGTTAAAAAAAAGCTAAGTCAAATAAGCTTAAAATCCATGACCGGTTGATTTTTGGTGTTCTTGAAAAGCAAGGTAAGTCTCAAGGCATAAGAAACCACGTGACACTAATATCGATATGttgatatattataattgatgacaATATGATATGTTAATTTGACATGATAACATAATCAAGTGATATTTTTTACTCTTCACATTAACATCGTgtcaatttttcataaatataaaatgacaagttaCATTAGTTATAAGagcttatttgattcaaaataaaaatataaaaacttgattgaacgtaataaaagaataaaaatttatttaaatattttaaataagttaaaagtttttttttagcaCTATacctttttatttcaattttttatgataaatttattttaaacttttattaaaatacaCAACAACTTAGACAAAGTAGAAATTGTGGTCAAGCCCCAACCCATAAAGCCCGGGCTCTGCTTGTGGCTAAAGATTCCTTCCAGAATTCCGGTGGGACTCTGCCTCTTTACTTTTCCCATCTGGAATATTTGTCCAACAAGAACCTTAATTAGCTGTTCCTGTTATGTTGAGTTTATGTTAGAATATTTAAgccattaattaataaataataaggCCTTGCACAGCTTTAATGGTTTTGTGTCTTATATTACATGTTTCGTGTTAAAgtattgaatttatatttgatatattgtcaatttataatattaataaattaattattatcatcttatttaataaataaatttaaaattttgaacttttatttttacttatttatgaAATAACTTTATGTAATTAACTGATTGTATATAAGTATTAAACATTGACATACCATGAGTATGCAAATGGTTAATTCAGTgaaattgattttgaaaatctcaaaatcgaAAAAATTGaactcttcttttaaaaaaccGAAACCGAATcgaatcaaaataattgagaaattcATTAGTTTGACAATATatcaaatgtaaatttttaaatatttcgtatttctttttttataataaaaaatttaaattatttaataaaaagtaattctgttcaagattttaatttaaaaatttcaatagtTGGGTATGGCCTTGGCCCTTGGGGTAAATTTTGCCACATGTTGTAAAAGCTATGCCGGAAAGATATGGGCCAGACTATATGTTTGGTCCATGATTCAATGGTTTCCCCATTGTTTGTAGTAATGGCCTATGGGCTTATTCTCATGCTCGGATAAAGCGATCTGGCCTTGAGCAACGGCGGTTCAGTTTTCAGGTTTtgttgaaaagaaaagcattaatttttatataaaagaaattaaattaattcgtaaaaaaaaagtttcgaTTAAGTTTGTAATTGAGGTTGCTCCttcattattataaaaaaaaaattagaatgcTGGATAATTTGATggttttaactattttcaaaatgtaaatatttataaacttattattaatttcagATAAGtcatttgtaaataattgAACGATTGAAAGTTGAAGAAAGTATAGTATTACTcctttaagaaaatttatttatctaaacATCATGTCCAAGATCATCAGGTTGAgagattttaaacaaaataaattataatgtattaagattttaatttaCTACTTTTGTTGAAGCgatagtttaaatttatcgaTTTTCTTTGTATGAGTGTAATTTTACTATTATACTTTTCATTTggttcaaaaataaaatattctaactgaatttatcaaaaaaaaaattctaacgGAATAGTTTTTAATAGTTgactttttgaattttttttaatcgaGTGACAAAGtacaatgataaaattataactgttcaaaaattaatgataGGTTTGatcattagtcaaaataaagtggtaaatttaaattttattctaattataaatattaaatgaatttgaaaattcaaatttttttgttttctaatgGAATATTCTTTTAATGTTAACTTTGAAATCAAATTACAAAATACGATATATAGTAGATCACTCGTTCAAAATTTAGTGATAAGTTTGATCCATCTTTcgatataaaatgacaaatttgaATCTTGTCTCAAATTTACAtgaatttgacaaattttaagtcaaattCATAGTTAATATTAACTCAATTTTTTATGGTAAAAGAGAGGACTTGAACCTTATGAATAGAAAGAGATTTAGAGAGCACAAAAGGAAATTTGTATGAGATTTTACTTTCAAGAAggtaatatatttataattatgaattttCATATTATATGTAAATCCTAAAAATGCTCTTGGATTATATCcatttattcaattaagtttttcattttttattacattcaaacgagtctttaaatttttattttgagtcaaacaAACTCTTAAccttaacaaaaattaactaTTGTCAAACCCAATGTTAATTGGTACTTTTTGTCCGTATGATATATGATGTGGCTTGGTGATGTGATTATATGGTAGAACTAGAACCAGAATTGTCGATCGATCATCATTGGTCATTGATTGGCTAATAGCGtcagaataaaaaaaataattttccaagGCCTCTCATTCTCTTCTTTCCTTTAATCAAAATagttttttgaaaattttatcatttttctctaaatctCAAAAAAATCCAAAGATCTAAGATTGAGGAggagatttttcaaaaaactactcaaacaaaaagaaagagaaaataaacccaataatATAGTAGtgtgcaattttttttttttgatatcCGAGCATTTAACTCATTAATTGGTGTATAATCTCTTTCTCAAAAAAAGTAAAGTTCAAATCTCTTTTccccaaatatatatatatatatatataaagaaaagtagaagaatcaaatttttttttattttatgattcGACAACAGTATGCAATTGGAGGTTGACAATTGGCgattttggattttgattgtCATGTGAGCCAGAAAAAACTTAAACTTAAACTTAGAAAGTCCCAAAATTCCTCCTTAGCATTAAAGATAAGGCTGCATCATGTGGAGAACAAATTGAACTAAACATAGGTCGTCTATAGCTTTTGCTTCGCTAATTACATATGTAATTGTGCAAGCCAAATCTTCAATGGGAAAGGCAgctaattatatatatatatatatatatgtatgtatatattaattttgggtaaattttgaatgagtaaatgataaaaagtaaAAGCTCTTGACTCACGCGGCAAAAAGAGCGTTTTTGCCGGGGAGGTGTTGGACAATTTGATGACATTAACATGGATTCCTATTGATTTTTCATCTATTGACCATGCATGCAATGCAATTCAAGTCAAATAATTACTTAACTGTTAATTTTATAGTCGAATTATAGTTAGGTTCACTAATCATAtcgtcttcttcttctattgATGATGAAGGAGCTGCTTTAACTACGTTTAATGTACctaattctttttttgttttggttacTTGATTTTCGGCCTTCACATGAATGTGGACAAATATATGGTACCATTTCTAGTTTATGCCAATCTTTTCATTTAGATTTGGTTCACATTTGGGTTGAGGAAATGACCACCATATTGTTAAACAAAGTAAAGATATTAGGGCAACAACTTGCCGACAATGCATAATTAATGCATATAAAGTTAGTTACAAATTTAACCAATATTGGGTAGGGATGAACAATTGATCAATTCGGTCCGTTATAATCAagaactaaattaattaaataattttcaaaaattgaataaaattgatcaaatttaaaaaaagattaaatcaatcaaatatcaaattggttCGATTGGTAGTATTTTGGATCAAAAGAACCTAAATTTATcacttttatcttttacaattacaacattgaaatttataaactttgttcataattataaaatatataaataatctaaacataaaaaaatcataacatTTGTTTTTTCACTCACATAATTATGTACTTTCATATAAACCatcaaattataattcaaGAGTTTTAACCTCAAAATTCTAATATGtatacataatatatatatatatatatatatatatatatatatatatatataatattagtTTGGTTTTTTGATTGGTCccgtttaaaaattttaaactaagAATTGaccaaataaattaattgaaccaattaaattgaatcgTTTTATCCAAATTGCATTCGGTTTGATTGAATCATTAATTTAGTCCAATTTTACTCACTCCTAATCCTGGGTTTACTTCTTTTTACCTCTTAATCAATGAGTATCAAAAGCGAATTaaagtttcattaaaaaaaacaaaaaaacagaaattaaagagagagagtCTTGTGCATGAAACATAAATGAATTTGTGTTTCTAGAAACCCaactggaaaaaaaaagatgtagTGCATGTAAAAGTTGTCGTTAGGATTGACATTTGTGGTGGGCAAATgggaagaaagaaggaaaggtCCAAACAGAAATGCTTAACCATAGGTACAGTCGTGTGGGTTGGTGACCCTTTTAACCACTCTTAGTAATCTTAGTTTTCCCAACATTTGTTTAATGGAAAATTAAACTTTGTGAGCAGCCATGATAGATCCTCGAGTGTCAATTATCAATTATTCTATGTCATCCCTATTCTTACCAAAACATCTTTTATATCTGACTATGAATGAAACAACTCATATCCatatataaagattaattAATGACTTTGATTATCGAGGCATTTAATATTGATATTGACAGGTACATCTAGTCTTTCAAATTGTAGAAACTATGgagattttagaaaatatCACACTAATTGTAGTTTAATTATATGACTACACTATTTGCACACATGGTCAAGAAGCTAGCCACATCCTATTGTTTGGAAGAGATTTTCAAAATAGAAATCCCATAATTAATCCCAACTTAAATTATGTctccaaaaggaaaaaaaaaaaacaagtttaTTTCAAATACTTGCACATATATTGTGATCGGCAATATTACAGACcctgattttcttttttaaaaatttaaaaataatttctagagaaatttaagaaaaaatctgAGCATACTAGATATTACTCGTCAAACAtcaatgataaaattttaatttgtactATCTATCATTTGCAATgatcataaataaattttattaacaaataGATTAGAAACAACccattaattgattaattagaaCACCCTAGTCATTTGCGCGTGTGAGAGGGACAGATTGATGACAATATAAGATCCCACAAGTGtcaataaaatattgatgACTATAGTGTTAAGCTATGTTCCCATTAGACTGGGATTTGGGTGGGTAGAATTGGGTGAAGGTGGTTGGGCAGGATCAGAGAAGAAAAACACACACACTAAAATCTCTAAATCTTAATTCTTGTGTATCAAAAACTCAACCCCTCGTGCACAAACTCTTTGTCATTCCCTCTCCCCACAAAAAATTCAGCTTTGAAACagaaaaccaaagaaaaaataaacccAATCCCTCATAGTCAATGCCTGCAACTGCTTGACTTTTCAGTAATAATTGGAAAACTTTGGTGGTAATTTAGCAAATCCATCATAGCTCTAGCCCATTCACTGTAGTGGCATTGTCGTCAATTTCTTAACCAAGtgtatcatttttctttgcacCATGTTTTGTCAAAGTGTTAGCTGTAATTATCATGATTTAAAAAAGGCTAGCCATGGCTGCTTCTTCTTCAAGATCAGGGGAAGTTATAGAACATAAAGTACACGCTACCGATTCCCAATCTTCTCTAAATTGCTGTTATAAGCTCTTTTCATAGCGTCAGCCGTATTTTGGAACTCGGTTGCTCTTTTTTGCCTTGGCCTTTTATTCAAGCTTttttcaagaaagaaaaaatatggaGGAGAACCTTCCTCCAGGGTTCAGATTCCATCCAACAGATGAAGAACTCATCACTTATTATCTTTCCCACAAGGTCTCCGATGTCAGCTTCACGTCCAAGGCTATTGTTGATGTTGATCTCAATAAATGTGAACCCTGGGACCTTCCAGGTAGCTTGAGTCTTTGATTTGTTTCAAACTAATTCTAACTTTTTTTACTTCGTTTTTTCTGATTACATTCCATATCATCTGGAGCATCACTTGGCTTTCCTTGTCAAGTCTCTATTGATAGATTAGATATATATGGAAATCTTCATGCTTCTTTTCTGATTACATTCCATAGCATCTGGAGCATCACTTTGTTGTCCATGTCAagtctttatatatatatatagatagatagatagatagatagaaATCCTCATGCTTTGATCTTTTGGCAAAAAATCTACTTAAAACTTTTCGAACCCCAAACGAAAATTTATATACCTTGATGGGGTTGTCTTTGTTTCTGCATGTCTGTGTTCAGAGAAGATTTAATTGTCATATACTTTGTTTAATAGACAATTATACACAGCTAGAAATAccatatatgattttttttcatagaGATTGAACCTCTAGTTTCTTTGCCCTTGATTTTCTTAATTCCTGTTTATGATAAATGTTTAATCAAAGCAGTTAAgttttgttctcttttttaGTCTTTTCTTCTGAAATTTGAGAATGAAAACTTCTCTTTGGAAAAACTTACTAATGTAAACTAACTAAGGTTTAATTATGTTGAAAGGACAAATGCTTAGGATTGGTAAATTAATTCTATTTAAGATCTCTAGGCCAATCATGACTGTTTGTTCCCCCACTTTCTGGTGGCCTAACAAAAGACTGATGTTGAGATCAATATGTGATGCAGCCAAGGCATCCATGGGGGAGAAAGAATGGTATTTCTTTAGCTTGAGAGACCGAAAATACCCAACAGGACTTCGAACCAACCGAGCCACTGAAGCAGGCTATTGGAAAACCACAGGCAAAGACAAGGAAATCTTCCGGGCTGGCATTCTTGTTGGGATGAAGAAAACCCTAGTTTTCTACAAGGGGAGAGCCCCCAAGGGTGAGAAAAGTAACTGGGTCATGCATGAATATAGGCTTGAAAACAAACATCCTTTCAGAACCAcaaaggtatatatatattttctcatACTTCAAATTTGTTTCCTCTCATTGATGTAGCTTGAAGGAATTCTAATGATTTAATTTggttgtttttgttatttttttcccttgaTTTTTACAGGAGGAATGGGTGGTTTGTAGGGTTTTCCAAAAGAGTGCTGCAGTGAAGAAACCGCAGccaacctcatcctcacaaCCATCTATGGGATCTCCATGTGATGCAAATTCAATTGTCAATGAGTTTGGAGACGTTGAGCTACCAAACTTGAACATCAACGCCAATCCATCAAGTACCGGGTTCAGCAACATTGCAACACCAGGTTATAATAATAGTACTGTTAATCATGGTCACTTGAACATGAACTTGAACGTGgattttgctgcagcaagcGTTCCGTCCTCGCTCACATGGCCTTCTAGCATTCTAAGCCCTAATCTTTCCATGAATTCCCTCCTTCTCAAGGCATTGCAGCTTAGGAATTATCAACCCAGAGACGTTACAACTATGGATTACTCGCTTCTGTCATCGGCGTCCCAAGGGATTCCTCAATTTGGAACAGGTTTAAGTCCAAATTTCCAAGCCgcaacagcttcttcttccaAGGTTTTAGATCCTACTccacaacaacaacaacaacaacaacaacaacaacaggAGCAACCATTCAATATGGACTCCATGTGGTGAAGCtacaatataaatatatatgtatctcTAGTGTGAAAAAAAACTAACACCTTGTACACTTCTTTTCTGTCTCAATGTTCCATAACTTGAAAGGGTTAAGATGAAACAATTTATCCCAATGCTGTAACCTTGTCGGAGTTTCGATCTTAATTGTGTTTATGTAGGTAAAAaatgtaggggcaaaatacTATAGTGATTTTTCTGTTGGCCTGTTCTAGATATGTCTACAAGGAGAATGTCCCTGGTAGGTTGCTAGTAACACCTTCTCCATTGGAAAGTACTTAATGTCCATAAATTCCAATTCCTAATAAGAAGTCTGAATGTTATTGGAACCTAGCAGCACAATATTGCATTGTTTCATGCATGCATAGCAAGTGAGCAACAGGTTGCTGCCTTCTTATATATATGGATCcacttgtctttttttttttttttttatgaggGCCAATTGCAAATGCTCCCCTTAATTATAAAGCATTACATAATTTGAAATcttaacaataaaatttttatataatgttgGAAAGTGCTACAGGTAGATAGTTGTGAAtgcaaaaattatttgtaGTAGTTTCTTTGTATATTGTTGCTATGGAATGTAGTTTGGAAGGAAACAAGACTTATACTGTCAGGAATATGTTTTtgcaacaaaatttaaattgttgcaAGAATTACatgttacaaaaaaaaaaaacaaatttgta
This window encodes:
- the LOC18604128 gene encoding NAC domain-containing protein 92, with product MEENLPPGFRFHPTDEELITYYLSHKVSDVSFTSKAIVDVDLNKCEPWDLPAKASMGEKEWYFFSLRDRKYPTGLRTNRATEAGYWKTTGKDKEIFRAGILVGMKKTLVFYKGRAPKGEKSNWVMHEYRLENKHPFRTTKEEWVVCRVFQKSAAVKKPQPTSSSQPSMGSPCDANSIVNEFGDVELPNLNINANPSSTGFSNIATPGYNNSTVNHGHLNMNLNVDFAAASVPSSLTWPSSILSPNLSMNSLLLKALQLRNYQPRDVTTMDYSLLSSASQGIPQFGTGLSPNFQAATASSSKVLDPTPQQQQQQQQQQQEQPFNMDSMW